From Micromonospora echinospora:
TGCAGGAGCCGTAGACGGCGGCAGCGGCCGGTTCGGCGAGCCGGGTGGAGACCGTGGCGGGGGCGACGAGTGCGGCGGCGGCCACGGCGGTGACCAGGGCGGACGCGGCGAGGGCGCGGCGGACGCGGGTGACGGCGGCGCGGAACGGGGTCAAGGGATCCTCCTTGAACGGGACGACGGCACATCGATCGACGTTGATGGCCGATCGAAGCTCAGTCTGTCGGGGATCCTGCCCGCGGTACAGCCCTGATCGGGCGACGGCGCCCCGAACCCCGCGTGAACACACGGCGGCGGGTACGGACGGACGACCGGAGCCGCCCGTCCGCACCCGCCGCGTGGATCTAGTGCGAGAACGCCTGGAACTCGGCGATCCGCACGTTCTGCGCCTGCGGGCTGGCGGTGGCGCAGTCGGTCGCCGCCCGCGGGTCGTCGTCCTGCTCACCGGCGTAGTCCGGCGCGCCGGTGCACTGGTTGGTCAGCACCTCGACGCGCAGGTGCGTGGCCTTAATACGCGGGATGTCGAACGACCGCATGATCAGCTCGGGCGCCCGGGGACGCGGCGCCACCGACGGGAAGGCGTCCGGCTTGCTGGTGTAGACCGGCCGGAAGTCGGCCGCGTCGGCGCACGTCACCGGCCCCTGCGCGGTGCAGGCCAGGACCCGGAACTGCCGCAGCGCGGAGTACCGGCTCTGGGTGCCGGCGTCCGCGTCACCTGTGACGGGCGGGCGCAGCATCGCGCTGACCTGCACCCGGCGCACCTGCTGGACGCCGCCGACCAGGTCGACTGTCACCTGCCGGCCGGCGACCGGCGCGCCGAGCGAGGCCCAGTTGGTGGCCTCGTCGTCGTCGACGATCTGCGGCAGGTTGATGCCGTCACCGGCGACCGTCGCGCCGGTGGTCGCCGAGGCCAGGTTGGGTCGCAACGTCACCGGCAGCGTCCGGTTCTGACCCGCCTTGATCGTCACCGGGCCGATCCGGGTGTGCCCGTAGCCGGGGGCCCGCACCACGAACTCGTACGTGCCGGGCACCAGGTCCACCCGGTCGGTCAGCGGGGTCGCCGCGTCGGTGTCCGCGACCGGTACGGCCCGCGCCTGGTAGCGCCCGACGAACAGCTGCGCTCCGGCCACCGGCCCGCGCTCGCCCACCGGCAGGAGCCGCAGCGAGCCTTCCCGGGCGTACGGGGAGGTGAAGCCCGGCGTGGGGTCGGGGTCGGTGTGGCCGACGCTGGCCGCACCCTCCCCCAGGCCGCGCTTGGCGAACGCGTTCCAGAGCAGGTCCTGGTTGGCCCCGCCGAAGCGGATCCGGTCGGCGGCGAGCATCGCGTCCCGGGCGTCGACCATGCTGACCTGGCTGACCGCCATCAGCAGGAACGAGTCGAAGACCAGCTGGATCCAGCGCCGGTTGCCCGGGCAGGCGGTCACCTCGCGGGCGCCGGTGGCGCACGCCTTCTGGACGGCCGGGGTGCCGCTGCCCCAGCGGCGCATCATGGCCGCGCGGATGTCGGCGTTGGTGGCGCTCCACGTCTCTCCGGAGGCGTGTACCTGGAGGCCGACGAAGTCGTAGTCGAGCGAGCTGTAGTTCAGCGGGCTGTCGCTCATGTTGTAGTTGCGGATGCCCGCGTTCGGGTCCTGCGTGGTGTACTCGCCGACGGTGAAACCGCGCCGGCCGGGTGCCGCGTACCCGTGCTCGAAGAGGTACTCCACGGCGAGCTGGTCCGACCAGCTCTCGCTCATGCCCTGCGGCGTGCTGACCCCGGCGCTCGGGCCGGCGATCATGCGGTTGGTGACCGCGTGGCCGTACTCGTGGGCGATCACCGACATGTCGAAGTCGCCGTCGACGCAGGGCGCGTAGAACGAGCCGGCGGTGGGCTGCCACAGGTACATGTTGGTGGTCGGCGCGACGCCGTCCGGCGGGGTGATCTGGTTGGCGTTGTTGCGGGCCGGGAACGTCGGCGGGCCGCCGCTGACCCCACCGGCCTGGGCGTTGCCCTGCTCGGGGTCGTTACCGAGACCGCCCCGGCCCAGGTTGTCCTGCTGCATGTTCCAGGTCTCCTCGGTGAACCCGAGGTGGTACGTCCAGTCGTGCATCCGGTTGTGCATGGCGAACAGGTTGGCCCGCGCCGCGTCGATGTCGTTGGCGCGCGGCGAGGTGAACACCTCCGGGTTGCAGCGCTGCTCCTGCCACTGGTTGGTCCACGGGTAGGCGTACCTGCGGTCCGGGCGCGGCGTGGCGGTCTCGGTGCCGACGCTGAACGGGTCGTTGCTGAACCAGTTCTGCACGGCTATCGCGTTGTTGCCCTTGGTCGTGGTGGTGGACTCCCCGGTCGCCGGGTCCACGTCCCAGGCCGGGTGCCCGGGCACGCCGACCACTTCGGCGCAGCCGCGCGCCGGGACGGCGCACCACCGCTTGCGGGTGTCGACCGAGGACCTGTCGACCCGGGGCGAGTTCGGGAAGACCTCCCAGGACGGGTGGTCCGAGGCGTGGTCGATGAGGTCCTCGCGGACCAGCACGGCGCCGTCGCGGGCGTCCACGTAGGTGGAGTAGGCGGCCGGGTCCGCGCCGGTGGTGTCCGCGCCGAGGACCACCTCCCACGCCGCGCGCGGCCCACGGTCCGCGGTGGGCACCGCGACCAATGAGGTACGCATGACCTGCGCGTCGGCGCGGCCAGCGTCGGCGATCGCCGCCTTGCGGGCCTGCTCGGCGCTGATCGTCGCAGGGGCCGGCGTACCGGCGTCGCGGGCGAGCGAGGAGCTGACGTGCCACACCGCTTTGTCACGTACGCCGACCGACAGCATGCCGTCGACGGCGGCCGGCAGGTCGCCGAAGCGCTGCCGGAACAGCACCGTCGCGCCCCGCCCCATCGGCGCCACCGTCAGCAACTCCAGCGCGGCGGCACCCTCGGCGGTCAGGCCCAGCACGTCCCGGTTGGCGGCCACGTACGCGCGCGCGGCGGCGGCCGGGTCGGCGGGCAGGCCGGTCGCGAGCGGCTTGCCGGTCGAGGTGAGCGTGGCGGGCGTACCGAAGTCGGACCAGCGCACGCGCGCGCCGAGCGCGGCGGCGCGATCCCGCTGCCGCTCGGTGGCGGCGACGCGGCCCTTGCGGTTGTCAGTGGCCTTGGTGTCGTGCCGGTCGCCCGGCAGGTGGTCGGGTGGCGCCTGGGTACGGGTCTGTTCCCGGGGTGCCGCCTGGCCGCCGCCAGCGGCGGTCAGGACCAGGCCGGCTGCCAGCAGCAGCGCGGTGGTCCCCGTCAACGCACGGGATGGTGTGCGCA
This genomic window contains:
- a CDS encoding M36 family metallopeptidase — translated: MTGTTALLLAAGLVLTAAGGGQAAPREQTRTQAPPDHLPGDRHDTKATDNRKGRVAATERQRDRAAALGARVRWSDFGTPATLTSTGKPLATGLPADPAAAARAYVAANRDVLGLTAEGAAALELLTVAPMGRGATVLFRQRFGDLPAAVDGMLSVGVRDKAVWHVSSSLARDAGTPAPATISAEQARKAAIADAGRADAQVMRTSLVAVPTADRGPRAAWEVVLGADTTGADPAAYSTYVDARDGAVLVREDLIDHASDHPSWEVFPNSPRVDRSSVDTRKRWCAVPARGCAEVVGVPGHPAWDVDPATGESTTTTKGNNAIAVQNWFSNDPFSVGTETATPRPDRRYAYPWTNQWQEQRCNPEVFTSPRANDIDAARANLFAMHNRMHDWTYHLGFTEETWNMQQDNLGRGGLGNDPEQGNAQAGGVSGGPPTFPARNNANQITPPDGVAPTTNMYLWQPTAGSFYAPCVDGDFDMSVIAHEYGHAVTNRMIAGPSAGVSTPQGMSESWSDQLAVEYLFEHGYAAPGRRGFTVGEYTTQDPNAGIRNYNMSDSPLNYSSLDYDFVGLQVHASGETWSATNADIRAAMMRRWGSGTPAVQKACATGAREVTACPGNRRWIQLVFDSFLLMAVSQVSMVDARDAMLAADRIRFGGANQDLLWNAFAKRGLGEGAASVGHTDPDPTPGFTSPYAREGSLRLLPVGERGPVAGAQLFVGRYQARAVPVADTDAATPLTDRVDLVPGTYEFVVRAPGYGHTRIGPVTIKAGQNRTLPVTLRPNLASATTGATVAGDGINLPQIVDDDEATNWASLGAPVAGRQVTVDLVGGVQQVRRVQVSAMLRPPVTGDADAGTQSRYSALRQFRVLACTAQGPVTCADAADFRPVYTSKPDAFPSVAPRPRAPELIMRSFDIPRIKATHLRVEVLTNQCTGAPDYAGEQDDDPRAATDCATASPQAQNVRIAEFQAFSH